Proteins encoded within one genomic window of Brassica napus cultivar Da-Ae unplaced genomic scaffold, Da-Ae ScsIHWf_2621;HRSCAF=3370, whole genome shotgun sequence:
- the LOC106410478 gene encoding serine decarboxylase yields the protein MVGPLESDHTILAMSEKVEILSDDFDPTALVTEPLPSPVTNGGGEREMVLGRNVHTTSLAVTEPESNDEFTGDKEAYMASVLARYRKTLVERTKYHLGYPYNLDFDYGALGQLQHFSINNLGDPFIESNYGVHSRPFEVGVLDWFARLWEIERDDYWGYITNCGTEGNLHGILVGREMLPDGILYASTESHYSVFKAARMYRMECDKVDTLISGEIDCDDLRGKLLANKDKPAILNVNIGTTVKGAVDDLDLVIKTLEECGFSHDRFYIHCDGALFGLMMPFVKRAPKVTFNKPIGSVSVSGHKFVGCPMPCGVQITRMKHIKVLSSNVEYLASRDATIMGSRNGHAPLFLWYTLNRKGYKGFQKEVQKCLRNAHYLKDRLREAGISAMLNELSSTVVFERPKDEEFVRRWQLACQGDIAHVVVMPSVTIEKLDHFLKDLVEHRSIWCKDGSQTPCLAKDVGTNNCVCPAHK from the exons ATGGTTGGACCTCTGGAATCTGATCATACAATCCTTGCCATGTCTGAAAAAGTGGAAATATTGTCTGATGATTTCGATCCAACCGCTCTAGTCACCGAACCGTTACCTTCCCCGGTAACAAACGGTGGAGGAGAAAGAGAAATGGTCCTCGGGAGGAATGTGCACACGACGTCTCTTGCCGTGACGGAACCGGAGTCAAACGACGAGTTCACCGGAGACAAGGAAGCTTACATGGCTAGCGTTCTCGCTCGTTACCGGAAAACTTTGGTTGAACGAACCAAATATCATCTAG GTTATCCATATAACTTGGATTTCGACTACGGTGCGCTTGGGCAGTTGCAGCATTTCTCCATTAACAACCTCGGAGATCCGTTTATCGAAAGCAACTATGGAGTGCACTCTAGGCCTTTCGAAGTTGGCGTCTTGGATTGGTTTGCTCGTCTCTGGGAGATTGAAAGAGATGACTATTGGGGTTACATCACTAACTGTGGCACAGAAGGAAACCTTCACGGCATTTTAGTTGG GAGAGAGATGTTACCTGATGGGATTCTGTATGCTTCGACTGAATCGCATTACTCTGTGTTTAAAGCAGCTCGTATGTATCGAATGGAATGTGACAAGGTTGATACGCTTATCTCCGGGGAGATTGACTGTGATGATCTCAGAGGAAAGCTGTTGGCTAACAAAGATAAACCCGCCATTCTTAATGTTAACATAG GAACAACGGTTAAAGGAGCCGTTGATGATCTCGACCTTGTAATCAAAACTCTTGAAGAGTGTGGGTTCTCACATGACAGGTTCTATATTCACTGCGATGGAGCTCTGTTCGGACTTATGATGCCTTTTGTCAAACGT GCACCAAAAGTCACGTTCAATAAACCGATAGGGAGTGTGAGTGTGTCGGGCCACAAATTCGTCGGGTGTCCAATGCCTTGTGGTGTTCAGATAACAAGAATGAAACACATCAAAGTCCTGTCCAGTAACGTTGAGTACCTGGCGTCTAGGGATGCAACTATCATGGGGAGCAGAAACGGGCATGCTCCTTTGTTCCTTTGGTACACTCTAAACCGGAAAGGGTACAAAGGATTCCAGAAAGAAGTTCAGAAATGCCTGAGGAATGCCCATTACCTTAAAGACAGACTCCGTGAAGCTGGGATCAGCGCCATGCTCAACGAGCTTAGCAGCACTGTTGTCTTTGAAAGGCCCAAAGATGAAGAATTTGTTAGAAGGTGGCAGCTCGCTTGCCAAGGCGATATAGCTCATGTGGTGGTGATGCCAAGTGTTACAATCGAGAAACTCGATCATTTTCTGAAAGACCTGGTCGAACACAGATCGATCTGGTGTAAGGATGGATCTCAAACACCATGCCTTGCAAAGGATGTAGGAACCAACAACTGCGTCTGTCCAGCTCACAAGTGA
- the LOC106410479 gene encoding transcription factor VIP1-like: MEPSSLRANQSSILSEIERMPEAPRQRISHHRRARSDTFFSGESIDDLLLFDPSDVDFSSLDFLNAPTPQTQPQPQPSPMSVDSPPEETSSNGAPPIPLPPGRHVRSFSVDSESNFFDDLTATEDTQFARPTSSGGRKGHHHRSNSMDGATSSGSFNMDSILAAVNCKDGAKKNMGMASDRLAELALLDPKRAKRILANRQSAARSKERKIKYTGELERKVQTLQNEATTLSAQVTMLQRGTSDLTTENKHLKMRLQALEQQAELRDALNEALRGELNRLKIAAGEIPQGNGNSFNNNRSQFSSQLGNNKNQQMSTNGQPSSFMDFNKRG; this comes from the exons ATGGAGCCTTCTTCCCTGAGAGCAAACCAATCATCGATTCTAAGCGAAATCGAACGTATGCCAGAAGCTCCACGTCAGCGTATCTCTCATCACCGTCGAGCTCGCTCGGACACTTTCTTCTCCGGCGAATCAATTGACGATCTGCTCCTTTTCGATCCTTCCGATGTTGATTTCTCTTCTCTCGATTTCCTCAACGCTCCAACACCTCAAACACAACCCCAACCACAACCGTCTCCGATGTCCGTCGATTCACCTCCGGAAGAGACCTCATCCAACGGTGCTCCCCCCATTCCTCTTCCTCCTGGCCGTCACGTTCGAAGCTTCTCAGTTGATTCCGAATCCAATTTCTTCGACGATCTAACGGCCACTGAGGATACTCAATTCGCCCGACCTACAAGCTCTGGAGGGAGAAAGGGTCATCATCACCGGAGCAATTCTATGGATGGAGCTACAAGTTCGGGTTCGTTTAACATGGACTCGATTCTAGCCGCCGTCAACTGCAAAGACGGTGCTAAGAAGAACATGGGTATGGCTAGTGACAGACTCGCCGAGCTTGCGTTGCTTGATCCCAAAAGAGCTAAAAG GATTCTAGCAAATAGACAATCCGCGGCTAGGTCAAAAGAGAGGAAGATTAAGTATACTGGTGAGCTGGAGAGGAAGGTACAGACACTTCAGAACGAAGCAACTACACTCTCTGCTCAAGTCACTATGTTGCAG AGAGGAACATCAGACCTGACCACTGAAAACAAACACCTCAAAATGCGGTTGCAAGCATTAGAACAACAAGCTGAACTTAGGGATG CTTTGAATGAAGCACTGCGGGGAGAACTGAACCGACTGAAGATAGCCGCTGGAGAAATTCCTCAAGGGAACGGAAATTCATTCAACAACAACCGCTCGCAATTCTCATCTCAGCTGGGGAACAACAAGAACCAGCAGATGAGCACAAATGGGCAGCCATCGAGCTTCATGGATTTCAACAAGAGAGGCTAA